A single genomic interval of Lentimicrobium saccharophilum harbors:
- a CDS encoding IS4 family transposase — MGTDCKQGIKVQDLLKLIPDDLLADLSSETNVDYQVKKLYGRNVFSLLLFGLIESDRLGLRSLEDFYNSTHYKVLFNIPNKNTTKYNSLSARLATMNVDFFRKAYEAIYEQCSQLYDENDLALNYKLSRVDSTMVCQTAAKLENGIHVGCKKDGKKQIKYTVCLTDMFPSSVEVFNQQCHISENLTIPKAIFRVIDKNKDNVFVFDRGVSDRQTFCKLDQEEYTFVTRLKSDARFIALEDFEISQDQKVRNLTILKDQRVYLYKSGTSVVEHSFRLVQAINDKGYPYFFLTNMFSIPAKDIITIYKSRWDIEVFFRFIKQELNFSHFISVNENGIKILLYMTLILSMLILIYKKINGLGYKTAKRRFMIEMWDIIAIIMIKHSGGDPSLVFR, encoded by the coding sequence ATGGGAACAGATTGTAAGCAGGGTATAAAAGTCCAAGACTTACTCAAGCTTATACCTGATGACTTGTTGGCTGATTTGAGTTCAGAAACCAACGTTGATTATCAGGTAAAAAAGCTTTATGGCAGGAATGTCTTTAGCCTTTTACTGTTTGGACTGATAGAAAGCGATCGTCTTGGTCTCAGGTCGCTAGAGGATTTTTATAACTCCACCCATTACAAGGTGCTGTTTAATATTCCAAATAAAAACACAACCAAATATAACTCTCTATCTGCTCGTCTTGCAACTATGAATGTTGACTTTTTTCGAAAGGCCTATGAAGCTATATACGAGCAATGTTCTCAACTCTACGATGAAAACGATCTGGCTTTGAATTACAAATTATCCAGAGTTGATTCAACAATGGTTTGTCAGACAGCTGCTAAACTGGAAAATGGGATCCATGTTGGCTGTAAGAAAGATGGTAAAAAGCAGATTAAATATACTGTTTGTCTGACCGATATGTTTCCTAGTAGTGTTGAGGTTTTTAATCAGCAATGCCATATCAGCGAAAACCTCACCATTCCTAAGGCGATATTCAGGGTGATTGACAAGAACAAAGACAATGTCTTTGTTTTTGATCGGGGAGTATCTGACCGACAAACTTTCTGTAAGTTGGACCAGGAAGAATACACTTTTGTTACAAGACTGAAATCAGATGCAAGATTTATTGCTCTGGAAGATTTTGAGATAAGTCAAGACCAAAAAGTAAGAAATCTTACAATCCTTAAAGATCAACGTGTTTACTTATATAAGAGTGGAACATCAGTAGTTGAGCATTCTTTTAGACTTGTACAGGCAATAAATGATAAGGGATATCCTTACTTCTTTCTTACCAATATGTTCTCTATCCCAGCCAAAGACATAATAACAATTTATAAATCAAGGTGGGATATTGAGGTCTTTTTCAGATTCATTAAGCAGGAATTGAACTTTTCCCACTTCATCAGTGTGAATGAAAACGGAATTAAGATCCTCTTGTACATGACCCTTATTCTCTCCATGCTGATTCTGATCTATAAAAAGATTAATGGATTGGGGTATAAAACAGCTAAAAGAAGGTTCATGATCGAAATGTGGGATATCATCGCCATAATTATGATCAAACATAGTGGAGGTGATCCAAGTCTCGTCTTCAGGTGA
- a CDS encoding SDR family NAD(P)-dependent oxidoreductase, whose product MNAFDLSGKTILVTGASSGLGRQTAITASGYGAGVVITGRDTARLNETFQLLEGDGHQQITADLTLQPDIDRLVAALPVLNGVVYSTGISDLAPARFITAETIAKTFRVSFDAAVLLTAGLLGKKKLAKNQCSLVYISSISTRYPFVGGAMYISAKAALEAYARVLALELAPKGIRVNCVAPAFVRTPMLDDTAANYSQEAVNMIEARQILGLGDPEDVANSIVYYLSDASKWVSATSLVLGGG is encoded by the coding sequence ATGAATGCATTTGATCTAAGCGGTAAAACAATTCTGGTTACCGGCGCTTCGTCAGGGCTCGGGCGGCAAACCGCCATTACGGCCAGCGGGTATGGCGCCGGGGTGGTGATTACCGGCCGGGACACAGCCCGGCTGAATGAAACCTTTCAGTTACTCGAAGGGGATGGGCATCAGCAAATCACGGCCGATCTCACCCTGCAACCGGATATTGACCGGTTGGTGGCTGCCCTGCCCGTGCTGAACGGGGTGGTATACAGCACCGGCATTTCCGACCTGGCTCCGGCGCGCTTCATCACCGCCGAAACCATTGCTAAAACCTTTCGCGTGAGTTTTGATGCAGCCGTATTGCTTACGGCGGGGTTGCTCGGCAAAAAGAAGCTGGCTAAAAACCAGTGCTCGCTGGTGTATATTTCTTCCATTTCGACAAGATATCCTTTTGTGGGCGGGGCCATGTACATCAGTGCAAAAGCGGCCCTGGAGGCTTATGCCCGCGTACTGGCGCTGGAACTGGCACCCAAAGGCATCAGGGTCAATTGTGTGGCTCCGGCATTTGTGCGCACCCCCATGCTCGACGATACCGCCGCCAACTATTCGCAGGAAGCGGTAAATATGATCGAAGCCCGTCAGATTCTGGGCCTGGGCGATCCGGAAGATGTGGCCAATTCAATTGTTTATTATCTGTCCGATGCTTCGAAGTGGGTGAGCGCCACCAGCCTGGTGCTGGGCGGCGGATAA
- a CDS encoding 3-oxoacyl-ACP synthase III family protein, with protein sequence MAIFSISDIRMAGMSACVPPKALSNHDYKWIKVKEREQVIKTIGVENRHVAEPGQTTSDLCFQAAEQLLGELKWDRNEISILVFVSQSRDYIIPSTSAILQDRLKLPKSCMAIDINLGCSGYVYGLSVIGSMMKAAGLHKGLLLVGDLSNVTSSYRDKSTYPLFGDAGTATALEFDPGAAPMQFNLQTDGSGYEAIIIYDGGVRNLASKKSFATRKYGEGIYRNRLQIALNGIEVFNFSLREVVPNIKTTLKHFGRELPEFDYLLFHQANRLINETIRKMLKVEPERVPYSLRDFGNTSCASIPLTMVTQIREALEQKPRKLLLSAFGIGLSWGSVLMETSGLVVPPLTELEPASQPGV encoded by the coding sequence ATGGCCATTTTCAGTATTTCTGATATACGGATGGCAGGCATGTCGGCCTGTGTTCCCCCAAAAGCGCTTTCAAACCATGATTATAAATGGATTAAAGTGAAGGAACGGGAACAGGTAATCAAAACCATTGGCGTGGAAAACCGCCATGTGGCAGAACCTGGTCAGACCACATCCGACCTTTGTTTTCAGGCGGCTGAACAATTGCTGGGCGAACTGAAGTGGGACAGGAATGAGATCAGCATCCTGGTATTTGTATCCCAAAGCCGCGATTACATCATCCCGTCAACCTCTGCCATCCTGCAGGACCGTTTGAAACTGCCGAAAAGCTGTATGGCCATCGACATCAATCTGGGGTGCTCGGGATACGTTTACGGCCTTTCGGTGATCGGCAGCATGATGAAGGCGGCCGGTCTGCATAAAGGATTGCTGCTGGTAGGCGATTTGTCGAACGTTACCTCCAGCTATCGTGACAAAAGCACCTATCCGCTGTTTGGCGACGCCGGCACTGCTACAGCCCTGGAATTTGATCCGGGCGCGGCACCCATGCAGTTCAACCTGCAAACCGACGGCAGCGGCTATGAAGCCATCATTATTTACGACGGGGGCGTGAGAAACCTGGCAAGTAAAAAATCTTTCGCAACCAGAAAATACGGCGAGGGCATTTACCGCAACCGGCTGCAGATTGCGCTGAACGGCATTGAAGTGTTTAACTTCTCGTTGCGTGAGGTGGTGCCAAACATAAAAACCACCCTCAAGCACTTTGGCCGCGAGTTGCCCGAATTTGACTACCTGCTTTTTCATCAGGCCAACCGCCTGATCAACGAAACCATCCGCAAAATGCTGAAGGTGGAGCCAGAGCGTGTTCCATATTCCCTGCGTGATTTCGGAAATACCAGCTGCGCTTCCATCCCGTTGACGATGGTTACACAAATCAGGGAGGCCCTGGAACAAAAGCCCAGGAAACTGCTGCTTTCAGCTTTCGGAATCGGGCTGTCGTGGGGTAGTGTACTGATGGAAACTTCAGGGCTGGTGGTGCCTCCGCTCACGGAACTGGAACCGGCATCACAGCCCGGAGTATAA
- a CDS encoding AMP-binding protein: protein MITTAPVPADLGHLPDKATIVTVLQTRAALHPERRVFTFLGDGENETAVITYGGLHKAATTIAGKISAMDLSGKNVLMFYPAGIDFIAAFFGCLYAGAIPVPVYPPRKNRSLSRIRVISADCDANAILATTEINNSLERNFSDDPYLSAIPWLATEELTPRLSDFKPADPDLNQLAFLQYTSGSTGNPKGVMVSHRNIMVNLKSLQLYMLICPEDTNVHWVPQFHDLGLILGILSTVFSGSHSVLIPPFIFISKPITLLKAISRYGARLSGGPDFAFNHCIDRIANDELSGIDLSTLRIMFSGAEPVRKQTMDRFSEKFSSCGFKTGAFFPAYGMAESTLILTGARNEKGPFSLPVKTNSLKENLIEMAGPEDDIHYIVSNGIPIMDTEIIIVNPDNSLKLEEDRVGEIWVSGTTITKGYWDNERLTAETFGVSPAGMNDPRWLRTGDLGFLHQGELYITGRLKNLIIINGKNFYPQDIEKTVENCHPSIRKTCVAAVPLEVNYKESLCIIAELERTYLRKPDTAGILEHIVASVSAEHEIQPARISLIRTGSIPKTSSGKMMHKAAREMLLKGELEIIAEKIFPEADFSAELQPDNISLSDFICNWVSAKLNQGKPVGNSDALIAYGIDSLKASELSDEIKNRYGIELPPYRMFEDISIDLLVREAGSRQ, encoded by the coding sequence ATGATTACGACTGCTCCGGTTCCCGCCGACCTTGGACATCTGCCAGACAAAGCTACCATTGTAACTGTGTTGCAAACGAGGGCTGCCCTGCATCCGGAACGCAGGGTATTCACCTTTCTGGGCGACGGAGAAAATGAGACCGCGGTGATTACCTACGGCGGATTGCACAAAGCTGCGACGACCATCGCAGGTAAAATATCCGCTATGGATCTTTCCGGGAAGAATGTTCTGATGTTTTATCCTGCCGGTATCGATTTCATTGCTGCATTTTTTGGCTGTCTGTATGCCGGCGCAATTCCTGTTCCGGTATATCCACCCCGGAAAAACCGCTCCCTGAGCCGGATTCGCGTTATTTCAGCTGATTGTGATGCCAATGCAATCCTTGCTACAACAGAAATTAATAATTCGCTCGAGCGCAACTTTTCTGACGACCCTTACCTTTCTGCAATCCCATGGCTTGCAACAGAGGAACTTACTCCCAGACTATCAGATTTCAAGCCAGCAGACCCGGATCTTAATCAACTTGCGTTTCTTCAGTATACTTCAGGATCAACGGGTAACCCGAAGGGAGTGATGGTAAGTCACCGGAATATTATGGTAAACCTGAAGTCACTTCAGTTGTATATGCTCATTTGCCCTGAAGATACCAATGTCCATTGGGTTCCGCAATTTCACGATCTGGGATTAATTCTGGGCATCCTTTCAACAGTTTTCTCCGGTTCACACAGCGTACTGATCCCACCGTTTATATTTATTTCAAAGCCTATTACCCTGCTCAAAGCCATCAGCAGATATGGCGCCAGACTGAGCGGAGGTCCAGATTTTGCATTTAACCATTGTATCGATAGAATCGCTAATGATGAACTTAGTGGTATTGATCTGTCAACGCTACGGATTATGTTCAGCGGGGCAGAACCCGTGCGAAAACAAACCATGGACAGATTCAGTGAAAAATTTTCATCCTGTGGTTTTAAAACCGGCGCCTTCTTTCCGGCTTACGGAATGGCGGAATCAACGCTGATCCTGACCGGCGCCAGAAATGAAAAGGGACCATTCAGTCTGCCTGTTAAAACCAATTCCCTTAAAGAGAATCTTATCGAAATGGCCGGCCCGGAAGATGATATACATTACATTGTCAGCAATGGTATCCCGATTATGGATACTGAAATAATTATTGTGAATCCTGACAATTCCCTCAAGTTGGAGGAAGATCGGGTGGGTGAAATATGGGTGAGCGGCACTACCATTACAAAAGGATACTGGGATAATGAGAGGCTGACAGCTGAAACCTTCGGCGTTTCACCGGCCGGAATGAACGACCCCCGTTGGCTTCGAACAGGAGACCTAGGCTTTTTACATCAGGGGGAGTTGTATATTACCGGACGGCTTAAAAATTTGATCATTATTAACGGGAAGAACTTTTATCCCCAGGACATTGAGAAAACGGTTGAAAACTGCCATCCTTCCATCCGCAAAACCTGCGTAGCGGCTGTTCCGCTCGAAGTAAATTACAAAGAAAGCCTGTGCATCATTGCCGAACTGGAAAGGACATATCTGAGAAAGCCTGATACAGCAGGCATTCTTGAACACATCGTTGCATCGGTATCGGCCGAACATGAAATTCAGCCGGCGCGTATCAGCCTGATCCGCACCGGATCAATTCCCAAAACTTCGAGCGGAAAGATGATGCACAAAGCAGCCCGTGAAATGCTGCTCAAAGGTGAACTGGAGATTATTGCCGAAAAAATCTTTCCCGAAGCAGATTTTTCTGCAGAACTTCAACCTGATAACATCAGTCTGTCAGATTTTATCTGCAACTGGGTTTCTGCAAAACTGAATCAGGGGAAACCCGTGGGCAATTCAGACGCACTGATTGCTTACGGAATTGATTCGCTCAAAGCCTCGGAACTTTCGGATGAAATCAAAAACAGATATGGCATAGAACTGCCGCCGTACCGGATGTTCGAAGATATTTCCATCGATCTGCTTGTCAGGGAAGCCGGCAGCAGGCAGTAA
- a CDS encoding acyl carrier protein, whose translation MNIDDFITHIEEEFDDLTPGTLKPESIFREVFEWNSINALILIAMVKTEYDVAINAEDIANSKTVADIYRIIEERVS comes from the coding sequence ATGAACATTGACGACTTTATTACACACATTGAGGAAGAATTTGATGACCTGACGCCCGGAACCCTGAAGCCGGAAAGTATTTTCAGGGAAGTGTTTGAATGGAATTCCATCAATGCACTGATTCTTATTGCCATGGTTAAGACGGAATACGACGTGGCCATCAATGCGGAGGATATTGCGAATTCGAAGACTGTCGCAGATATTTACAGGATTATTGAAGAAAGGGTCAGCTAA
- a CDS encoding B12-binding domain-containing radical SAM protein, with product MTEKRKRKLLLINPINQHRLGFSNDPSTSYMPLGLGIIAALTPDHWEVELIDESFELCTFRPVDMVGFTAFTANAFRAYELAAMFRSQGVHTVMGGIHASMMPEEVVNYVDTTVSGEAELVWPQVIRDFEEGSVQKLYQGGITPVDKIPLIRRDIYKKYPYVYDLIQISRGCPMGCDFCSVTKMCGSKYRERLVEEVLDELEQTDRPLLFIVDDHLINTNKGAEERAIRLFRGMVERKINKLWFGQAAMNFADNDEVLHWAAKSGCTLILLGIEAEKPEALKDARKRLNLKKGVDYYQEAFRKIHKHGIAVLGAMIFGMESDNTQDLYNRMEFCLNSGIDAMQTSIMTPLPGTDLFFRLRDQKKIDLCNYPEDWKHYHFKEATMGTNHMTREALQQTMRDIWMKLYKKDNIRKMMFKTLWRTGNFKAAYWVYGTNHNYGRIVLEDLLGDQPGNLNRNLEWIGRKRSWYIRLTNPVLTIIYAIWWKYMVRRFTGRH from the coding sequence ATGACCGAAAAAAGGAAGAGAAAACTGCTTCTGATAAATCCGATAAACCAGCACCGGCTGGGCTTTTCAAATGACCCCAGCACCAGTTACATGCCGTTGGGGCTCGGTATAATTGCCGCGCTTACACCTGACCACTGGGAGGTGGAACTGATTGATGAGAGTTTTGAACTGTGCACCTTCCGGCCTGTGGATATGGTAGGTTTCACCGCCTTTACGGCCAATGCTTTTCGCGCCTATGAACTAGCGGCCATGTTCAGAAGTCAGGGGGTGCATACCGTGATGGGCGGCATCCATGCCAGCATGATGCCCGAAGAGGTCGTCAACTATGTTGATACCACGGTTTCGGGCGAAGCCGAACTGGTCTGGCCCCAGGTGATCAGGGATTTTGAGGAGGGCAGCGTTCAGAAATTGTACCAGGGTGGAATTACCCCGGTTGATAAAATACCGCTTATACGCAGGGATATTTACAAAAAATACCCCTATGTGTATGATCTGATACAAATTTCACGTGGCTGTCCCATGGGCTGCGATTTCTGCTCGGTCACCAAAATGTGTGGTTCAAAATACCGTGAACGCCTGGTTGAAGAGGTACTTGATGAACTGGAACAGACAGACAGGCCACTGTTGTTTATTGTTGACGATCACCTGATCAATACCAACAAAGGGGCTGAAGAGCGGGCCATCCGGCTTTTCAGGGGAATGGTTGAGCGGAAAATCAACAAGCTGTGGTTCGGACAGGCGGCCATGAATTTTGCCGATAACGACGAAGTGCTGCATTGGGCGGCCAAAAGCGGCTGCACCCTGATTTTGCTTGGCATTGAGGCCGAAAAACCCGAAGCCCTTAAAGATGCCCGCAAACGACTGAACCTGAAGAAGGGAGTGGATTACTACCAGGAAGCCTTCAGAAAAATCCACAAACACGGTATAGCCGTCCTGGGAGCTATGATCTTCGGTATGGAAAGCGACAACACGCAGGATTTATACAATCGAATGGAATTCTGCCTGAACAGCGGCATTGATGCCATGCAAACCAGCATCATGACCCCGTTGCCGGGCACCGACCTGTTTTTCCGGCTGCGCGACCAGAAAAAGATCGATCTCTGTAATTATCCCGAAGACTGGAAGCATTACCACTTCAAGGAAGCCACGATGGGTACCAACCATATGACCCGCGAAGCGTTGCAGCAAACCATGCGCGACATCTGGATGAAGCTTTACAAAAAGGATAATATCCGCAAAATGATGTTTAAGACATTGTGGCGGACCGGAAACTTTAAAGCGGCCTACTGGGTTTACGGAACCAATCACAATTACGGGCGCATTGTGCTGGAGGACCTGCTCGGGGATCAGCCGGGCAACCTTAACCGAAACCTCGAATGGATAGGCAGAAAACGTTCATGGTATATCCGCCTGACCAATCCTGTGTTGACCATTATTTATGCCATCTGGTGGAAATATATGGTAAGGCGGTTTACCGGCAGGCATTAG
- a CDS encoding sulfotransferase family protein produces MTTNIIDVPFFFIIGRPRSGTTLLRSIFDAHPNVVIPFESPVILNLYRKYKKVRTWDEAAVDELYADLSKQPYFERWRVEKEGLKERILGYQGEISFHLLIRLVYQGYQSVFDKTETLWFGDKNPVYSFYADRLFRMFPDAKFIHITRDYRDNLVSLRKVTFEAPIPALIAYRWVRANKLMDKIIRKAPDQVLRLRYEDLAAAPEEKTREICNFLNLEFYPEQLEYRKKLEGAKERAAEYQIRNHESLMKPVNTGRIAIWKDALTPEEVKVMDMVAGRNADEHGYEREFRGSYPLLMIRSLPVLLYARMMNTAMRLGSLLPYGPASWVFMKLQVFYRIYRKAATRKSGD; encoded by the coding sequence ATGACAACAAATATTATAGACGTCCCTTTCTTTTTTATCATCGGCCGCCCGCGTTCGGGCACCACATTGCTTCGCTCCATTTTTGATGCGCACCCCAACGTGGTGATTCCATTCGAAAGCCCGGTAATTCTGAATCTTTACCGCAAGTACAAAAAAGTACGCACCTGGGACGAGGCCGCCGTTGATGAACTGTATGCCGACCTTAGCAAACAGCCCTATTTCGAACGCTGGAGGGTGGAGAAAGAGGGGTTGAAGGAGCGGATACTCGGTTATCAGGGAGAAATCAGTTTTCATCTGCTGATAAGGCTGGTTTACCAGGGGTACCAGTCGGTGTTCGACAAGACTGAAACCCTGTGGTTCGGCGATAAGAATCCGGTTTATTCCTTTTATGCCGACCGTCTTTTCAGGATGTTTCCCGACGCGAAGTTTATCCACATTACCAGGGATTACCGCGATAACCTGGTTTCGTTGCGAAAAGTAACCTTCGAGGCGCCCATCCCGGCCCTGATCGCCTATCGCTGGGTCAGGGCCAACAAGCTGATGGACAAAATTATCCGCAAAGCGCCCGATCAGGTACTCCGCCTGCGTTATGAGGATCTGGCCGCTGCCCCTGAGGAGAAAACCCGCGAAATCTGTAATTTTCTGAATCTGGAGTTCTATCCGGAGCAGCTTGAATACCGGAAAAAACTGGAAGGGGCCAAAGAGCGTGCCGCCGAATACCAGATCCGGAACCATGAGAGCCTGATGAAACCGGTAAACACGGGCCGCATTGCCATCTGGAAGGACGCGCTGACTCCGGAAGAAGTAAAGGTAATGGATATGGTTGCCGGTCGCAATGCAGACGAGCACGGTTATGAAAGGGAGTTCAGGGGTAGTTATCCCTTGCTGATGATCAGATCGTTGCCGGTGTTGCTCTACGCCCGTATGATGAACACGGCCATGCGGCTGGGCAGCCTCCTGCCTTACGGACCGGCTTCATGGGTTTTTATGAAGTTGCAGGTGTTTTACAGGATATACCGCAAAGCTGCCACCCGAAAATCCGGCGACTAA